DNA from Aureimonas sp. AU20:
ATCGGTGTAGCGATCGTCCTTCGGCATCTGCCGGGCATGGTGGCTCTCGATGCGCCGATGGGCGAGCTCCAGCGCCTCGCGCGTCCGGCGCGGGGTCGCCTCCAGCGCCGCCTCGATCTCGGCTTCGGGAACGCGCAGCGTCTCGGGCGTCAGCGTCAGCTCGTCGTAGCGGGCGGTCAGCTCGATCAGCGCCGCGTCGCCGCGCGCCCGCACGTCGTCGATAATGGCGCGCACGGCCGTTTCGACATCCACCGAGGCTTCTCGTTTTGCGGCCAGCAGCGCGCGAAACCGCGTCTCGAAATCGGGTTGGTCGATATGAAGCCGCTGCGGCACGTCAGGCACTCTCCCTCGGCGCGGCGGGCGATCTCTCGGCGCTCGGACCCTCAGCCCCTGTCGTGGTCGGGCCGCGACGGGGTGCTCCAGGCGGCGCCGAGATCGGTCAGCTGCGCTTCGATACATTCGACGTCGAGCCTTATCGCGGCACCGCCCGCGAACACAAGGTCGATCGTGCCGGACGGCTCCTCGCCCGCGCTCCAGCGCAGCGCGAGCAGCGCCAGCACGGCGTCGTCGTCGCTCTGCCGGAAGCCGCTGCGCCGGACGCCGAGCACCCGGTCGAAATGCAGGACGCTGCGGCGGCGCTCGTATTCGCCCCGGCGGCGAAAGAAGCCCTGGCGCGGCGGAGTGTTTTCCCAGACGAAACGGTTGATCGGTACGGTGAACTGCCCGCGCTCGGGCGAAAAGGCGAGGTCGGCGACGCGAATCACGGCGTCCTGCACATGGGCCGACACGATGTCGAGATCGGCCGCGTCGAGCGCCATCAATCGAAGAAGGTCCATCCTGCCCGCTGCTCCTCGCCGCCCTGTCATGCTCCAGCGCAGCTAGGGCATCCCATGGCAAAGTGCGACGGCTCTCGGTGATTTTCCCGACCTAATTGCTTTCGGGCTTGCGATATTGCTCGCCGACGCGCCCGAACTCGCCCTGCAGGCGGCCGATCGCGATCTGCAGATGGTAAAGCCCGATCAGCGCCGAGCGCGAGCGAAGCGCGGCAATAACCGAGCGCGGCGGGGCGGCGAGCGCCAGGGCAAGGCTCTTGGCGAGCGTACGCGCACGCCCGTCGCGCCCCCGCTGCACCAGGGTCGAGAGCGCACCGTTGCGCAGCGCCCGCGCGTTGATCCAGGAGAATTCCGTGCGCCGGGCGGGCACGATCTCGTGCACGGCGGCCTCCCGACACCAGCCGAACCGAAAGCCGGCCTCCCGGCAGCGCGAGAAGAGGTCGGCATCGCCCCCGCCGGTGAAATCGAATCGCGTGTCGAACAGCGGCTCGCTCATGCGCCTCAGGACATCGGCGCGGATCGCGACATTGCCGGAAGAGACGAGAACCCCGATCGGCCCGCTCGCCTCGAACGGCGCGCGGAAAACGGGATGGGCGGCCAGCGCCCGCTTGCTCTCGTCCTCGAAGACCGGGATCTGCGGGCCACCGGTGATGTCGACGCCCAGCCGATCCAGCGCCGCGCTATGCGCAGCGATCCAGCCGGGCTCGGCCGCCTCGTCGTCGTCCACGATCAACGCGATGCGCAACTGGGGAAAGAGCCGCGCGGCTGCCGCAAAGCCCGCATTATAGGCCGCACAATTGCCGCGCGCCTGCGCCACCACGATCGTGCCGGGGAGAGCGCCCGATTCGAACAGGGGCCGAGCGGCATCGAGACCCGCCCGGCCTTCCTCGTCGTTCTCAACGAGAATTACCGCGAAGGGGCTTGAGCCTTCCTGCATGCGGAGCGAGGCCAGCGTGCGCAGAACCAACGCCGGCCGCCGAAAGGTCGGCACCACGACCGCGATCTCCACGCCCTGATCGAGACCGGGCGAGGCGACCTCAAGGAGGACGCCGGGCGGCAGCGGCGCGGAAAGAAGGGGCGCTTGGGTCATGAGGGAAGCCTGACGCAAAGGGATGAAAGATCCTTCAAACCGAAGGTTTCGCTTCACCCGAATTGATGCATTCGCAAGGCCGAGCCGATAGGATCGGCCCGAATGATCGGCGCCCAGCCGGCAAGTCACGGCCCTCCCGCGCGGACAGATCGATGCCCCCTTCCATCGCGCTCGTCACCTCCTCCTACAAAGGCGATTGGGAGCGCTGCCGGCTTCTGTGCGACAGCGTGGACCGCTTCGTGACGGGCCATGCCGTCCATTATCTTCTAGTGGAAGCGGCCGACCTGCCGCTGTTCAAGAGTTTCGAAGGCCCGCGCCGGCGCGTCGTGTCGGAGCGAGACCTATTGCCCTTCTGGCTGCGGCCGATCAACGATCCGATCGCGGCCGGGCGTCGGCTCTGGCTCTCGCCCTTCGGGCCGCCCTTGCGCGGCTGGCATGTGCAGCAGCTGCGCCGCATTGCCATGGGCGCGGCGATGGACGAGGGCGTGCTGGTGTCGCTGGATTCGGACGTCGTCTTCGTAAAGCCCTTCGACGTTTCGCATTTCCGGGCCGGGGAGGCCGTGCGCTTCTATCGCCGGGCGGGCGGGATGGCCGAGGTCGAGCCGGAGCGGCGGCCCGAGCACGAGCGCTGGTCCCGGCGCGCGGCCGCGCTGCTCGGCCTGCCGCCCGAGCCGATCCCGGCGCCGACCTACATCACCACGCTGATCGCCTGGCGGCGCGACACGGTGCGCGCGCTTCTGGAGCGGATCGGGGCCTCGACGCATCGCCCGCCCATGATGGCGCTCGCCGGCTCGCGCGCCCTGTCGGAATGCACGATCTACGGGCGCTTCGCCGACGAGGTGGAAGGGCGTCCGGAGCGACATCTGCCGACCGACGAGCGGCTTTGCGCGGTCTACTGGGACGGGCCGCCGCTGGACGCGGCGGGCCTTCGCGGCTTCCTGGAGGAATTGGCGCCCGAGCAGGTGGCGCTCGGCCTCCAGTCCTTCACGGGCACCGATCCGGCGACGATCCGCCGCGTGGTCGGGCTCGGCGACTGAGACGTCGAGACGCCTGTGGCTCAAGCCGTGGCGATGTCCGGCGCGCCGGCCGGCCCCGGCCGCTGCGGCCCGCGGCTGCGCCAGTCCAGCGCGACATAGCTGGCGCCGGCAGAGGCGATCCAGAGCGCGGCGAAGACGCCGTTGAGGCCGAGAATCCAGTTTCCGTCCGGCGTTGCCGCCGCGCCCTGGAGCAGCAGCGTCAGGAACCCTGCCTTTAGGCCGCCGAGCAGCGCCAGGATCGCGGCGCGCATCCCGGTGCGGCCGTGCGCGTAGAGCAGCTCGCTCTGATATTCCACGAGATTTCGGAAGGCCGGCACGAGAAGAACGAGAAGCACGAGGGGCGCCGCGTCCGCGACATTGCGCCCGAGAAGGGTGGGGGAAACCGTCAGCACGAAGCCGAGCGCCGCCATGCCGGCGACCGAGACCAGCGCGATGCCGCCCTCCGTCAGCCAGCGCCGGCGCCAGGACTGGAGAAAGCCGGGGCTGCGGATCAGTTTCTGGACGATCATCATGTTGAAGGAGCGTACCGGCAGCGCCGTCAGGTCGATGAGGCGCATCAGCATGGCGTAGACGCCGGCCACGGCCGGCCCGCCCAGCGAGAGAACCAGAAGCTTGTCGAGTTCCGACTGAAGATAGAACAGGATGTCGGCGCCCGCGACGGCGAGGCTGTCTGACAGGCGCTTGAGATAGAGCGCCGGGCGTAGCCGCAGCCGCTGGCGCGGATAGAACAGGGCGATGCCGAGGAGGGCGGAGCCCATATTGGCGGCGAGATAGAAGACGCTCCACGACAGGAGATCGCCCGAGCCGATGCCGGCATGGGCGAAGGCGAGCGCGGCCAGCGCCTTGACCGCCGAGCCCAGCACCACGAGCAGCGAGGCGCGCCCGAACTGGCCCATGCCGTTGTTGACGATGCAGACGATCTCCAGCGAGCGCCAGCCGAGGACCTCGGCCGCGACCACGAGGGCGAAGGGAAGAAGCGCCATGTCGCCGGCAAAGACCAGGGCGAAGAAGCCGAGCGCGGCCAGCACGACGAGCGGCAGCGAGAGAACCAGCGCGACGAGATAGCCGGCGGTGTAGGTGCCCACGAGATGCGGCTTGCGCGTGGCGGCGCGGTAGAGCGGCGAAACGAAGCCGAGCCCGGCGATGCGCGAGAGGACGATGCCCGTGGCCGATGCCGTGGCGAACAGGCCGAAGCCCTCCACGCTCAGCGCGTTGGCGACCGCCGTGAAATAGGCGAGCGAGAGAACGAGCCGGCCGGCCGATCCGCCGATGAGCTTGGCATAGTCGCGCAGAAGGTGAAGATTGGCTTGGCCGAGCCGAACGAGGCTTCGAATCGGGCGCATGGCAAATCTCCAAAAGGCCGTTTCCGACGTGACAGAAGAGACCGACCGATTTCCCTTCTGCCCTCGCGTCCCGGATCGAGGCGAAGACGCCGCGCCGGTGGGTGGGGGACCCCCGTCCTCCCGCGCGCGCTCTCCTTCGAATCCTCTTCCGGCGGCGAAGTCTAGCCGGGCGGGCTTAACGCGTCGTTCGCTCCTGGCCACGGGCGCGGCGCTTCTGGGGACGGCGGCGGTGAGAACCTCGCCGGCTGCCGCGCTGACGCCGCGCGTGCCCTTCGGCGCGGCGGTGCAGGTCGACCAGTTCGAGGCCGACGCCGACTACCGCGCGCTGATCGAGCGCGAATGCGATCTCCTCATGCCCTCCAACGAGCTGAAGTTCGGCCTGCTTCGCCCGACGCGGCCGGAATTCCTGTTCGAGCCGGCCGACCGGATGGTGAACTGGGCGCGCGAGCGGGGCATGCTGTCGCGCGGCCACGCCTTCGTCTGGTGGTCCACCAACCCGCCCTGGCTGGAGGCGATCCGCGACCCCGCCGATGCGGAGGCCGTGCTGGTGGAGCATATCGAACGCACCGCCGCGCATTACCGGGGCCGTCTGGGCAGCTGGGACGTGGTGAACGAAGTGATCGCGCACGACCCGCGCGAGCGCGGCGGGCCGATGCGCGACACGTTCTGGCAGCGCCGGCTGGGCAACCGGCATGTTCCGCTGGCCTTTCGCGCGGCCATGCGCGCCGACCCGGAGGCGCGCCTCGTCATCAACGAATACGATCTGGAGTTCGAAGGCCCGCGCTACGACACCCGCCGCGCCGAGATCCTGAAGCTCGTCCGATCGTTGCAGGACGAGGGGCTGCGCGTCGACATGGTGGGGCTTCAGGCCCATCTCTACAGCCATATCAAGGTCGATCGCGAGGCGCTCGCCCGTTTCGGGCGGGACCTCAAGGCGCTGGGCGTCGGGCTTCTGGCGAGCGAGCTGGACGTGATCGACTTTCAGGTGCGCGGCGACGAGGACGCGATCGACCACGCGGCCGAGATCGTCGTGACCGACTTCCTCGACGGGTTGTTCGCCGGCCAGCGGCCCTACGCCGTCATCACCTGGGGGATCAGCGACCGCTACACCTGGGTTCCCGACGCCATGCCGCGCACGGACGGGCGGCCCAACCGGCCTTTGCCCTTCGACGCCGCGCTACGCCCCAAGGCCTGGTATGCGACACTACGCCACAGGCTCGCGCTCGGCGGTTGAGGGCTGGGCGAGGGGGCGAGAGAGGTGTTAACGATTTGTTTTCCATCTTCAGTGAAGTTTGATTGACCAAACTTCGAACCGAACGGGCACATCCCGGATGTTTCATTCCGACAGCAGCGCGGAGCGTGCCGACGGCTCCGAGACGAACTCCCGCCGGCAGGCGCAGGAGCGGGCGTCGCTGTTCGACCCCGCCGTGATCGCGGGCGGCATCTGGGACCGGCGCGGCCTTCTCGTGCTCACCACGCTTCTAGGCCTCGGTCTTGCCGGTGCCTACGCCTATTCCACACCCAAACGCTACACCGGCATCGCTCAGATCGTGCTCGACCCGCGCGATCTCAACATCGTGCAGAACGACGTCACCGTGGCGCCGACCGGCATGAGCACGGACGCGACGCTGGCGCTGGTAGAAAGCCAGATCGCGGTGATGACCTCCAACACGGTGCTAGAACAGGTCGTCTCCAAGGCGGGCCTCGCCGCCGACCCCGAGTTCAACGGCACCCGCACCAGCCTAATCTCCGGCGTCGGCAGCGTGCTTAGCGCGCTGTTCTCCTCCGACACCGGCGCCGTGGTGCGCGACCGTCAGCTTCTGACGATCTCCAACCTCGCCGAGCATGTGAAGGCGGCGCGCAACGCCAACAGCTTCGTCATCAACGTTTCGGTCACCTCGGAAGACGCGGAGAAGGCCCCGCGCCTCGCCAATCTCCTGACCGAAACCTTCATCGCCGAGCAGGGCCGCGCCCAATCCGAACTGGCGCGCCGCGCCACAACCGCCTTGTCCTCGCGCCTTGCCGAGCTGCGCCAGCGCGTCGTCAACGCGGAAGACGCGGTGGAAAGCTACAAGGCCGACAATCGGCTGGTGGGCGTCGGCGGCCGGCTGATCGACGACGACTACATCACCCGCGTCAACAGCCAACTGGCCGACGTGCGCGCCCAGATCACCGCGCTCGACGTGCGCGCCCAGTCTCTGCGCAAGGCCAGCGTCAACGACGTGGTGGAAGGCTCCTTTCCCGAGGGGCTGAACTCCGAAACGCTGCAGCGCCTGCGCCAGACCTATACGGACGCGAGCCAGAGCGCGGCGGTTCTCTCGACCCGCCTCGGCCCGCGCCATCCTCAGCGCATTGGCGCGGACGAGGCGGTGGCCACGGCCCGCCGGGCCATTCAGACCGAACTCGGCCGCATCGTCGCCTCCGCGCAGACCGAGCTCGCCCGCGCCCGCGAAACGGAAGCCGACCTGTCGCAACAGATCGACACGCTGCGCTCGCGCCAGATCGAGACCAGCGGCTCCTTCGTTCGCCTGCGCGAGCTGGAGCGCGAGGTCGACGCCTCGCGCGCGGTCTACGAGGCCTATCTCCTGCGCACCCGCCAGACGAGCGAGCAGGAAAGCCTGAACACGTCCAATGTCCGCGTGATCTCCGACGCGACCGTCCCGCTCCAGCCTTCCAGCCTGTCGCGCAAGGTCGTGGTGGGGGCGGGCGGCATTGCCGGCTTCGGCGCCGGCCTCGCGCTCGCGGCCCTCGCCACCATGGTCTCGGTGCTACGGGGAGGCGTGCCTTCGTCCCGCCGTGTGGCGCGGGACCGCTGGGACGACACGACTATCGAGGACGCGCCCCTGACGCCGGCCGAGCGGCTGCGCGCGGCCGACCGCGCGGCCCGGGCGGATGCCAAGGCCGAAGCGCCGGCTGAGGCCCCTGAACCGGACGCCGCGACCGCGGCGGTGCCTTCGTCCCACTGGTCCTTGCGCGGCTCGGCCAGCGAGCCGGCGGAGCGCTCGGCCATAGCCGCCGAGATTGAGACGCCCTCCGTCGCCGAAACCGCACAGTCGTTCGGCACGGCAAGCGAGCATGAAGAGCCCTTGCCGGATTGGGACGAGGCGGACGAAACGGCAGAGTTCGACGAGAACGATGGCGATCTCGACCGCCGCCGCGCCGAGTTGCGCGAGCGCATTCGCGCCATCGGCCTTCGTCGCTCCGGCGCGCGCCCCGTGCGCCAGATGGAAGCCGAAACGGACCCGGCACACGCGCCGGCCGAGCCTCAGCCCGATCCCGAGCCGGCGGAAAATCCGGCCTCGGCCGAGGCGGTGCGCGAGCGCATCAGCCTGACGCTCGCGGCCGCGCGGCAGCGGCGAAGCCTGCTGCTTCACCCCTCCGCCTGATACAATCTGAGCGCAATATCCCCGCCTATTTTCAACTGCGCGTTAAGAACACGCCGTGGGTCTCTTCCCCGGCGTGTTTGGCGTGCTAACTTTCGGAAAGAACAGGACCCGTCGGGGAGGCGGGCACAACAGGCAGGCCGGCCGATCCCGTTCGGAGGCCTCGCCGCGAGAGGGGAGGAACGAATGGCTTCTTTGGCTGCATGGGCCGGCGCGTTCGCGATGGGCGTTTCGCTTCTGGCGATTCCCGCGACGGCGGCCGACCTCACGATCGCGCTCGGCTCCGTCGGCAAGGACGTGGAGGAAATGCGCGGCCAGCTCGACGCGTTCCAGAAGGCCAGCGGCCACACCGTTCGCATCGTCACCATGCCGGCCTCGACCACAGATCAGTTCGGCCAGTACCGCCTCTGGCTGTCGGCCGGCAACAAGGATGTCGACGTCTACCGCACCGACGTCATCTGGGCGCCGCAGCTCGCCTCCGGCCTGATGGACCTCACCGATGCGATGAAGGACGTCGTGGGCCAGCATCTGCCGGCCGTGATCCAGTCGCAGACCGTGGACGGCAAGCTCGTCGCCATGCCGCTCTTCGGCGACGCGCCCGCGCTCTACTATCGCAAGGATCTCTTAGAGAAATACGGCCGCCAGCCGCCCAAGACCTGGAAGGAACTCGGCGAAACCGCCAAGGCCGTGCTCGACGGCGAGCGGGCGGCCGGCAACACGCAGTTGACCGGCTTCGTGTTCCAGGGCGCGGCCTACGAGGGGCTGACCTGCGACGCGCTGGAATGGGTCGCCTCCAATGGTGGCGGCCAGATCGTCTCGCCCGAGGGCGACATCACGGTCAACAATCTCAAGGCCGTGGCAGCGCTGGACCAGGCCAGGTCCTGGGTCGGCACGATCGCCCCGCAGGGCGTCCTCGGTTACATGGAAGAGGAATCGCGCGGGGTCTGGCAGACCGGCAACGCCGTCTTCATGCGCAACTGGCCCTATGCCTATCCGCTCAGCGAGGCGGCGGACTCGCCCGTCAAGGGCAAGTTCGATGCCGTTCCGCTGCCGGCGGGCGAGGGCGGAAGCTCGGCCGCCTGCCTCGGCGGATGGAACCTCGCCGTTTCCCAATATTCGCAACATCAGGAGGCGGCGATCGAGCTGGTGAAATTCCTCACCTCCGCCGAGTCGCAGAAGCAGCGCGCCCTGGGCACCGCCCGCCTGCCGACCATCCCGGCGCTCTACGACGATCCGGAGATCAAGGAGAAGCAGCCGCTCGTCGCCAAGTGGAAGACCGTGTTCGAGAACGCGACGCCGCGCCCTTCCGCGCCGACCAAGGCCAAGTACAACGAAGTGTCGCAGCAATTCTGGACGGCGGTGAACAAGACGCTGGCGGGCCAGGGCGATGCCGCCTCGAACCTTCAGGATCTGGAGCGCCAGCTGCGCCGCCTCAAGCGCAACGCTTGGTAGGCCTTTCGCCAGGGCTTGGGGGCGCCTGACGCTGCCGCCCTCGGGCGGAGCGGGAGCGGCGCCCCTAAGCCTCTCGTTCCCAGGCCTTTCGTCGGCGGGCCGCATTCTCGCCCGCCTCGACTGATCCTTGTCCTAGCGAGGCGCTTTCGCGATGACCGAAGCACACACAGGCGCACCCCCGACCGAGAAGGCCTTCGAGGCCGAAGCGGCCCCGGCCGGCCGCTCGGCCCTGTCCTCGCAGCGCCGACGCGCGGCTTGGCTCTTTCTGACGCCGATGCTGGTGGTGCTGGCGCTGGTTGCGGCCTGGCCGCTGCTCCAGACGATCCGCTTCTCGCTCACAGACGCGCGGCTCGGCGATCTTCAGGGCGCGAACTTCATCGGCTTTCGCAACTACTACGAATGGGTGGACTATGGCGGCGGGGAGGGCGAAGCCTTCGGCCTTCTGGTTGATCCCGTCTGGTGGCAGGCCGTGTGGAACACGGTCCGCTACACGCTGATTTCCGTGTCGATCGAGACGGTGCTCGGCCTCATCTTCGCGCTGGTGCTCAACGCCAATTTCCCCGGCCGCGCCTTCGTGCGCGCGGCGGTGCTCATCCCCTGGGCGATCCCGACCATCGTCTCGGCCAAGATGTGGGCTTGGATGATGAACGACCAGTTCGGCATTCTCAACGACATGCTGGTGAGCGTCGGCCTCATCTCCTCCCCCATCGCCTGGACCGCCTCGCCCGACACGGCGATGATCGCGGTCATCATCGTCGACGTCTGGAAGACGACGCCCTTCATGGCGCTGCTCATCCTCGCCGGCCTCCAGATGGTGCCGGGCGATGTCTACGAGGCGGCCAAGATCGACGGGGTGAACGCGGTGAAGGTCTTCTTCAAGGTGACGCTGCCCCTGATCCGGCCGGCGATCCTCGTCGCCGTCATCTTCCGGGCGCTGGACGCGCTGCGCGTCTTCGACCTCATCTACGTGCTGACGCCGAACAATTCGCAGACCAAGACCATGAGCGTCTACGCCCAGGAAAATCTCTTCCAGTTCGACAATTTCGCCCAAGGCTCGGCCGCCTCGACGCTACTCTTCCTCGTGATCGCGATGATCACGCTGCTCTACATCAAGACCGCCCGCCTCAATCTGGAAGGAAACCGGACATGAGCGCCCGTTCCCTCAAGGCCGTCGCCGGGCGCACCGGCTTCTACGCGCTGGTGGTGGCGATCGTCCTCTTCTCGGTCTTTCCATTCTACTACGCCATTCTGACCAGTCTGAAGACGGGCACCGATCTCTTCCGCATCGACTATCTCCCGCGCGCCGTCACGCTCATCAACTACGAGGGTGTCCTGTCGACGGCGACCTTCCTGCGAAACGTCCTGAACTCGCTGATCGTGGCCGTGTCGGTCGTCGTGATCTCGCTGTTCCTGGCGGTGACGGCGGCCTATGCGCTGTCGCGCGTGCCCTTCCGCGGGCGGGGGCTTCTGCTCCTGACCATCCTCGCCGTGTCGATGTTTCCGCAGATCGCGGTGCTCGCCGGTCTATTCGAGATGATCCGCGCGATGGGCCTCTACAACACGCTCTTCGCGCTGATCTTCGCCTACATGATCTTCACGCTGCCCTTCACCGTGTGGGTGCTGACCACCTTCATGCGCGATCTGCCGATCGAGATCGAGGAGGCGGCGATCGTCGATGGCGCCTCCCCCTTCACCATCGTTCGCCGCGTCTTCCTGCCGCTGATGTGGCCGGCGCTCGTCACCACGGGGCTTCTCGCCTTCATCGCCGCGTGGAACGAATTCCTCTTCGCGCTCACCTTCGTCTCCAACAACGACACGCGCACCGTGCCGGTCGCCATCGCGCTTCTGTCCGGCGCATCGGAGCAGGAAACGCCCTGGGGCACGATCATGGCGGCCTCGGTGGTGGTCACCGTTCCGCTGATCGTCCTGGTGCTGGTGTTCCAGCGCAAGATCATCTCCGGCCTCACGGCAGGCGGCGTGAAGGGATGAAGCCCCAAGCCTCGTTCTCGAAAGGAAACATCCCATGGCGGGAGTGAAGCTCACCAAGGTCAAGAAGCGCTACGGCGCGGTTGAGGTTCTGCACGGCATCGATCTCGACATCCGCCCGGGCGAGTTCGTGGTCTTCGTCGGCCCTTCGGGCTGCGGCAAGTCCACGCTCCTGCGCGTCATCGCGGGGCTGGAGGACATTTCCGCCGGCACGCTGGAGATCGACGGGCGCGTGGTCAACGAGGCGACGCCCAAGGAACGCGGCATCGCCATGGTGTTCCAGAGCTACGCCCTCTATCCGCATATGACGGTCTACGACAACATGGCCTTCGGCCTGACCTTGGAGAAGAACGGCTCCAAGGCCGAGATCGACAAGCGCGTGCGCGAGGCGGCGAAGATCCTGCAGATCGAGCCCTATCTCGACCGCCTGCCCAAGGCCCTGTCGGGCGGCCAGCGCCAGCGCGTGGCGATCGGCCGGGCGATCACGCGCAACCCGAAGGTCTTCCTGTTCGACGAGCCGCTGTCCAATCTCGACGCGGCCCTGCGCGTGCAGACCCGCATCGAGATCGCCCGCCTGCACGAGAAGATGCACGGCACGACCATGATCTACGTCACGCACGACCAGGTCGAGGCCATGACGCTGGCGGACCGGATCGTGGTGCTGAACAAGGGCCATGTGGAGCAGGTCGGCGCGCCGCTGGAGCTTTATGCCGATCCCGACAATCTCTTCGTCGCCCAGTTCATCGGCTCGCCGGCCATGAACATTCTGCCCGCCACGCTGGAGCCGACGGGCGACGCCATTCGCGCCCGCATCGGCACGGGCCAGTCCGTGGCCCTGCCGGGCCTCGCCGGATCGTCGCTTGGGGGCGGGAAGGGGCATCTGGGCGTGCGGCCCGAGGACTTGGCGCTGACCGACGAGGTGGACGCGCTGCTTTCGGGCACGGTGACGCTGGTCGAGCCGCTGGGCGAGGTAACGCTGGTTTATGTCGACGTGGGCGCGGCTGAGCCGATCGTCGCCAAGCTGCCGGGCGCGGTGCATCTCGATCGCGGAGCCACGATTCGCCTCAAGGCGGAGGCCGACAAGATCCGCCTGTTCGGGGAGGACGGACGCGCCGTTCGCACGGCGCGTCGCCTCGCGGCCTGAGAGCGCGAAAGAACTGGCCCAGGCGGCGCCTTAGGGCGCCGACGCCGTCTCGGTTTCGTCCGCCTGCCGTTCGACGGCTTTCGCCTCTTCGGCGTCCGTCGGAGCGGCAAGGCGCGGCACGCTTGCGCCCTCGATCAGCTTCGGCGCTTCGTCGCGCAGCGGCGTGAACTCCGGCACGATCGCCCGCAGCACGGCGATGGCCGCGTCCGCGTCGCCCGCCCGCACGGCCGCTTCCGCTTCCGCGAAGCGCCGACGCAGCAGGTCGAGATCGGAAACGCGCGATCGAGCGATCAGGAGCCCGGCGCGGCCGGTCTTCTCGCGCGTCTCGCCTTCGCCGAACAGCTCCTCGTAAAGCTTCTCGCCCTTGCGCAGGCCGGTGTAGCGGACGGCGATATCGACATGCGGGCGCAAGCCCGCGAGCTGGATCAGCCGTTCGGCCAGTTCCGCGATGCGGATCGGCTCGCCCATGTCGAGAACGAAAATCTGCCCTTCCGCCGCATGGGCGCCCAGGCCATGGCCGGCGGCGTGGAGGATCAGGCGCGAGGCTTCGGGGATCGTCATGAAGAAGCGGGTGATGTCGGGATGCGTCACGGTCAGCGGCCCGCCGCGCGCCAGCTGCGCCTGAAACAGCGGGATCACCGAGCCCGCCGAGCCCATCACGTTGCCGAAGCGAACCGTCATGAAACGCGTGCCCGAACCGGCAAGGTCCAGCGCCTGACAGTAGGCCTCGGCCGCGCGCTTGGTCGCGCCCATGACATTGGTCGGGTTCACCGCCTTGTCGGTGGAGACCATGACGAAGGCCGTCGCGCCGCAGCCGAGCGCGGCGTTCGCCACGTTGCGCGAGCCCAGGAGATTGGTCTCGATGCCTTCGAGAGGATTGTCCTCGACGATCGGCACATGCTTGAGCGCGGCGGCATGGAAGATCACGTCCGGCCGCCACTGGTTGAAGAGGCGGGCGATCCGGTCGGCCTGACGCACGTCGACGATGCGCTCCACCACCTCGACGCCGGGATGGCTGACCTCCATCCGCTTGCCGATCGCGTAGAGATTGAACTCGTTGGCATCCACCAAGATCATCCGCCCCGGCTCGAAGGCGGCGATCTGGTTGACGAGTTCGGAGCCGATCGACCCGCCGGCGCCGGTCACCGCGATGCAGCGGCCGCGAATGAGGCGGGCGACCTCGGCCGTGTCGAGCTCCACCTCGTTGCGGCCGAGAAGATCCTCCAGCGAGACGGGCAGAGCCTCGATCGGCTTGTCGGCGTCCACGCCGCCAGCGCGCGAAATGTCCGGCAGACGCTTCACCGCGATCTGGAAAGGCGCGGCCGATTCCACGACGCGCGACAGGTCGGCCGGCGAAATGTTGGTCTGGGTGACGATCAGCTGCGTGATCGGCGTCGCGCCATGCTCGGCCTGCTGGACGATCTCCGGCAGGTCCGCCAGTGC
Protein-coding regions in this window:
- a CDS encoding DUF2948 family protein, translated to MDLLRLMALDAADLDIVSAHVQDAVIRVADLAFSPERGQFTVPINRFVWENTPPRQGFFRRRGEYERRRSVLHFDRVLGVRRSGFRQSDDDAVLALLALRWSAGEEPSGTIDLVFAGGAAIRLDVECIEAQLTDLGAAWSTPSRPDHDRG
- a CDS encoding glycosyltransferase family 2 protein yields the protein MTQAPLLSAPLPPGVLLEVASPGLDQGVEIAVVVPTFRRPALVLRTLASLRMQEGSSPFAVILVENDEEGRAGLDAARPLFESGALPGTIVVAQARGNCAAYNAGFAAAARLFPQLRIALIVDDDEAAEPGWIAAHSAALDRLGVDITGGPQIPVFEDESKRALAAHPVFRAPFEASGPIGVLVSSGNVAIRADVLRRMSEPLFDTRFDFTGGGDADLFSRCREAGFRFGWCREAAVHEIVPARRTEFSWINARALRNGALSTLVQRGRDGRARTLAKSLALALAAPPRSVIAALRSRSALIGLYHLQIAIGRLQGEFGRVGEQYRKPESN
- a CDS encoding DUF6492 family protein, which encodes MPPSIALVTSSYKGDWERCRLLCDSVDRFVTGHAVHYLLVEAADLPLFKSFEGPRRRVVSERDLLPFWLRPINDPIAAGRRLWLSPFGPPLRGWHVQQLRRIAMGAAMDEGVLVSLDSDVVFVKPFDVSHFRAGEAVRFYRRAGGMAEVEPERRPEHERWSRRAAALLGLPPEPIPAPTYITTLIAWRRDTVRALLERIGASTHRPPMMALAGSRALSECTIYGRFADEVEGRPERHLPTDERLCAVYWDGPPLDAAGLRGFLEELAPEQVALGLQSFTGTDPATIRRVVGLGD
- a CDS encoding lipopolysaccharide biosynthesis protein, whose protein sequence is MRPIRSLVRLGQANLHLLRDYAKLIGGSAGRLVLSLAYFTAVANALSVEGFGLFATASATGIVLSRIAGLGFVSPLYRAATRKPHLVGTYTAGYLVALVLSLPLVVLAALGFFALVFAGDMALLPFALVVAAEVLGWRSLEIVCIVNNGMGQFGRASLLVVLGSAVKALAALAFAHAGIGSGDLLSWSVFYLAANMGSALLGIALFYPRQRLRLRPALYLKRLSDSLAVAGADILFYLQSELDKLLVLSLGGPAVAGVYAMLMRLIDLTALPVRSFNMMIVQKLIRSPGFLQSWRRRWLTEGGIALVSVAGMAALGFVLTVSPTLLGRNVADAAPLVLLVLLVPAFRNLVEYQSELLYAHGRTGMRAAILALLGGLKAGFLTLLLQGAAATPDGNWILGLNGVFAALWIASAGASYVALDWRSRGPQRPGPAGAPDIATA
- a CDS encoding endo-1,4-beta-xylanase is translated as MRTSPAAALTPRVPFGAAVQVDQFEADADYRALIERECDLLMPSNELKFGLLRPTRPEFLFEPADRMVNWARERGMLSRGHAFVWWSTNPPWLEAIRDPADAEAVLVEHIERTAAHYRGRLGSWDVVNEVIAHDPRERGGPMRDTFWQRRLGNRHVPLAFRAAMRADPEARLVINEYDLEFEGPRYDTRRAEILKLVRSLQDEGLRVDMVGLQAHLYSHIKVDREALARFGRDLKALGVGLLASELDVIDFQVRGDEDAIDHAAEIVVTDFLDGLFAGQRPYAVITWGISDRYTWVPDAMPRTDGRPNRPLPFDAALRPKAWYATLRHRLALGG